The proteins below come from a single Aptenodytes patagonicus chromosome 2, bAptPat1.pri.cur, whole genome shotgun sequence genomic window:
- the TAC1 gene encoding protachykinin-1 — protein MRLPLAFAVLLLASAQALAEEMGATDDLSYWSDWSDGDQVKEELPLPLEHFLQRMARRPRPQQFFGLMGKRDAGYGQISHKRHKTDSFVGLMGKRSLNSGSSERSIAQNYERRRK, from the exons ATGAGGCTCCCGCTGGCTTTCGCCGTGCTCCTCCTGGCCTCGGCGCAGGCGCTGGCCGAGGAGATGGGGGCCACCGACGACCTCAGCTACTGGTCCGACTGGTCCGACGGCGACCAGGTGAAG GAGGAGCTGCCGCTGCCCCTGGAGCACTTCCTGCAGAGGATGGCCCGGAGACCCCGGCCCCAGCAGTTCTTCGGCCTCATGGGCAAGCGGGATGCcg GATACGGCCAGATCTCTCAcaaaa ggCATAAAACAGACTCCTTTGTTGGACTTATGGGCAAAAGATCTTTAAATTCCG GATCCTCTGAAAGGAGCATAGCACAGAATTACGAACGGAGGCGTAAATGA